Proteins from a single region of Bacillus sp. BGMRC 2118:
- a CDS encoding PH domain-containing protein — MKMNNPKRLHPVAAVLRFLQSLKELAVPLVVFLFVGGRGEEKAFDLIFIAGTLVLVVGMLVFGILTWLRFTYVVEEGELRIEQGVFVRNKRFIPLEKIQTIDVTSGVIQRLFGLVKVQVETAGGKAEAEVVLTAVTKKEANNLKAVIQNQLLVEEVEEQTNVFTINQRALIVMATTSGGVGVVFAGIFAFISQFDELLPLDAMYQYAEELISSSITLVTLYILLIVVVSWIISIVSTALKYGNFTLRQRGNNLFLSRGLLEKRELTIPLKKIQAVRIQENIIRQWLGYSTVYVEVAGGGNDEKGEYSTILAPIIKTNLVTEFMKRYTPEFVVEEEVVPVPARARKKYILKPVLPALLITLILIYFIGIWGLLGIVLIVLGGTIGYAMYLEAGFRVKEMQIKLRYRFINRQTVFAKRNRVQSYRYSQSYLQKAENLASIIIWTQSKLMGKHFSVVDVEESKAVELYKWYSYHGEKLYSSSESDSNYTPSKKQP; from the coding sequence ATGAAGATGAATAACCCAAAAAGATTACATCCTGTTGCGGCCGTATTAAGATTTCTGCAATCATTGAAGGAATTAGCAGTACCACTTGTTGTATTTCTCTTTGTTGGTGGTAGAGGAGAAGAAAAAGCATTTGACCTCATATTTATAGCAGGGACCCTTGTTCTTGTAGTGGGGATGTTGGTTTTTGGTATTCTTACATGGCTAAGGTTTACCTATGTCGTGGAGGAAGGAGAACTTAGAATTGAACAAGGTGTGTTTGTTCGGAATAAAAGGTTTATCCCTCTTGAAAAAATTCAAACGATTGATGTAACATCTGGAGTTATACAAAGGCTGTTCGGGCTTGTTAAGGTTCAGGTTGAAACAGCTGGTGGCAAAGCAGAAGCGGAAGTTGTGCTTACAGCTGTAACAAAGAAGGAAGCAAATAATCTAAAAGCTGTCATACAAAATCAATTACTAGTCGAAGAAGTAGAAGAGCAAACAAATGTATTTACAATAAATCAACGTGCACTAATTGTGATGGCCACTACTTCAGGTGGTGTAGGTGTAGTGTTTGCAGGGATATTTGCCTTTATATCACAGTTTGATGAATTGTTACCACTTGATGCAATGTATCAATACGCTGAGGAATTGATTTCTTCGAGCATTACGCTTGTCACATTATATATATTACTGATTGTTGTTGTATCATGGATCATTTCCATTGTTAGTACTGCACTGAAATATGGAAACTTTACGTTACGTCAGCGAGGAAATAACTTATTTCTTTCAAGAGGGTTATTGGAGAAGCGTGAGCTTACCATTCCGTTGAAAAAAATACAAGCTGTTCGAATACAGGAAAATATTATTCGTCAGTGGTTAGGATATTCTACCGTATATGTAGAAGTAGCCGGTGGAGGGAATGATGAAAAGGGAGAGTATTCTACTATACTAGCTCCTATCATCAAAACAAATTTAGTGACAGAATTTATGAAGCGATACACACCTGAATTTGTAGTAGAAGAAGAAGTAGTTCCTGTCCCAGCTAGAGCTAGAAAGAAATACATACTCAAACCGGTTTTACCAGCATTACTAATAACGCTAATTCTTATTTATTTTATAGGAATATGGGGATTGCTTGGAATTGTACTAATCGTACTTGGAGGCACTATTGGATATGCTATGTACCTTGAGGCAGGTTTCAGAGTAAAAGAAATGCAGATTAAGCTTAGATACAGGTTTATAAATCGTCAAACTGTCTTTGCCAAACGAAATCGAGTGCAGTCCTATCGCTATAGTCAGTCTTATCTGCAAAAGGCAGAAAACTTAGCATCCATTATTATCTGGACTCAATCCAAGCTGATGGGAAAACATTTTAGTGTAGTGGATGTAGAGGAAAGTAAAGCGGTCGAACTGTATAAGTGGTATTCATATCATGGTGAAAAATTGTATTCCAGTTCGGAAAGTGACAGTAATTATACACCATCAAAAAAGCAACCCTAA
- a CDS encoding holo-ACP synthase, whose product MIQGIGIDIIELSRIQQLADRTDKFVDRILTYQEKVKYESLSGKRRIEFLAGRFSAKEAFSKAMGTGIGKEMSFLDIEISQDENGKPYISRPIKSGVHLSISHSKEYAVSQVIIESSSS is encoded by the coding sequence GTGATTCAAGGTATTGGTATCGATATTATAGAATTGTCTCGAATTCAACAACTCGCTGATCGAACAGATAAATTTGTTGACCGAATTCTAACTTATCAGGAAAAAGTAAAATATGAATCCCTTTCAGGTAAGAGAAGAATTGAATTTCTGGCAGGAAGATTCTCTGCAAAAGAAGCTTTCTCTAAAGCAATGGGGACAGGTATTGGAAAAGAAATGAGTTTTTTAGATATTGAAATTTCTCAAGATGAAAATGGTAAACCGTACATATCCCGTCCGATCAAGTCTGGCGTGCATTTATCCATTTCTCATAGTAAGGAATATGCAGTTTCTCAAGTAATTATTGAAAGCTCGTCAAGCTAG
- a CDS encoding PH domain-containing protein → MRREPANSLDKRALTAWRISWSISMGILLIIAIGVFSMVIIFDFPRWIGVTSIFAVLALSIFFILIYPKLQWKKWKYEVHDAEVDIQHGVLLVKRTLIPMVRVQHVDTQQGPLLRKFRLKSVTISTAATMHEIPALDEAEADLLRDRISSLARVDEDE, encoded by the coding sequence ATGAGAAGGGAACCAGCCAATTCATTAGATAAACGGGCGTTAACTGCATGGAGAATATCATGGAGCATTTCGATGGGGATATTGTTAATCATTGCTATTGGTGTATTCAGTATGGTCATCATATTTGATTTCCCTAGGTGGATTGGTGTTACATCGATCTTCGCTGTCTTAGCATTATCCATCTTTTTTATTTTGATTTACCCAAAGCTGCAATGGAAGAAGTGGAAATACGAGGTGCACGATGCAGAGGTGGATATTCAACACGGTGTGTTATTAGTAAAGAGAACATTAATCCCAATGGTCAGAGTTCAACATGTTGATACACAGCAGGGGCCTCTTCTTCGAAAGTTTCGTTTAAAATCTGTAACCATTTCAACTGCAGCAACCATGCATGAGATTCCGGCATTAGATGAAGCGGAAGCAGATTTGTTGCGAGATCGGATTTCAAGCTTAGCTAGGGTAGATGAAGATGAATAA
- the alr gene encoding alanine racemase — protein sequence MTKPQFYRDTWVEVQLQDIYDNVQSMRQYLDPSVKIIGVVKANAYGHGDVQVAKTALKAGATILAVAFLDEAISLRKAGIEAPILVLGATRPEDANVAIHYNISVTVYDKKWLEDAVENITSPLSIHIKYDTGMNRLGLKTLEELQDVLDFLQNSQAIKVEGLYTHFSSADEVDTVYTEFQYEKFIEAVEYCKQSTTIPIVHCGNSATGLRFPTRLFNAVRLGIAMYGLSPSEEMKDILPFPLKGAFSLHSRLSHVKKVHPGEKVSYGGTYTATEEEWIGTVPIGYADGWSRSLNMREVLVNGCRTPIIGRICMDQLMIRLPEKVEVGTKITLIGKQEAEYISVDEVARSLGTINYEITCMISYRVPRIFMDGDHMIEVMNPLLHHFE from the coding sequence TTGACGAAGCCTCAGTTCTACCGAGATACATGGGTAGAGGTTCAATTGCAGGATATTTACGATAATGTACAATCAATGCGACAATACCTTGATCCTTCCGTGAAAATTATTGGTGTAGTTAAGGCAAATGCATATGGTCATGGAGATGTGCAGGTAGCAAAAACAGCTCTAAAAGCCGGAGCAACAATCCTCGCAGTTGCTTTTTTAGATGAGGCAATATCTCTGAGAAAAGCTGGAATTGAAGCCCCGATATTAGTATTAGGAGCAACACGCCCTGAGGATGCAAATGTTGCAATTCACTATAACATTTCTGTCACTGTATATGATAAAAAGTGGCTGGAAGACGCTGTGGAAAATATTACTTCTCCGCTCTCCATTCATATTAAGTATGACACAGGGATGAATCGACTGGGTTTAAAAACGCTTGAAGAATTACAAGATGTGTTAGATTTTCTACAGAATTCACAGGCCATTAAGGTGGAGGGGTTGTACACCCATTTCTCAAGTGCAGATGAAGTGGATACAGTATATACAGAGTTTCAATATGAGAAATTTATCGAAGCGGTCGAGTACTGTAAACAATCCACTACGATCCCAATTGTCCATTGTGGAAATAGTGCAACAGGCTTGCGGTTTCCAACCCGACTATTTAATGCTGTTCGATTAGGCATTGCAATGTATGGATTGTCTCCGTCTGAAGAGATGAAAGATATTTTACCATTCCCGTTGAAAGGTGCATTCTCTCTTCATAGCCGTTTAAGTCACGTAAAAAAAGTTCATCCAGGTGAAAAAGTTAGTTATGGAGGAACGTATACCGCAACAGAAGAGGAATGGATAGGTACAGTACCTATAGGTTATGCAGATGGATGGTCAAGGAGCTTAAACATGAGAGAAGTGCTCGTAAATGGCTGTCGAACACCTATTATCGGTCGGATATGTATGGATCAACTTATGATACGCCTTCCAGAGAAAGTTGAAGTTGGAACAAAAATTACATTAATCGGAAAGCAAGAAGCTGAATATATATCAGTGGATGAAGTTGCACGTTCACTTGGGACAATCAACTATGAAATAACTTGTATGATCAGCTATCGTGTTCCGCGTATATTTATGGATGGAGATCATATGATTGAAGTTATGAATCCACTATTGCATCATTTCGAGTGA
- a CDS encoding NERD domain-containing protein: protein MYTHQILKGVDCLISKQREIPLRIKKNEALLRRISQNDPKRPLIEEDLGRRIAGHRGELSLDYHVSLLPKDNLFSFYNLRLPLDEAFFQIDTLLITPNFLFIIEAKNFSGTLFFDRSFNQLIRKSADKEEGFLDPITQVKRQKQQLLTWLRNLKYPTIPIECLVTISNPSTIIKADPEYRKEVKQMVIHVEELNDRYTSFQKRHTTQVLDQKKIKKLINMFRKQHTSSDPDILSSYAIPQGSVITGVQCPQCYHIPMTRVYAKWSCPKCRCTSRNAHEEAILDYFLLLSSCISNKECRSFLHLDSDMTAYRMLSKMNLSHNGKTNGRVYYSPFI from the coding sequence ATCTATACACATCAAATTTTAAAAGGAGTTGATTGTTTGATTAGTAAACAAAGAGAAATACCTTTACGAATTAAAAAAAACGAAGCTTTGCTTCGAAGAATTTCACAAAATGACCCGAAACGACCACTTATTGAAGAAGACCTAGGAAGAAGAATTGCAGGGCACCGCGGTGAACTCTCGCTAGATTACCATGTATCTCTTCTTCCTAAGGACAATCTCTTCTCATTTTATAATCTCCGTCTCCCTCTTGATGAAGCATTCTTCCAAATTGATACTCTTCTCATTACCCCAAACTTCCTTTTCATTATTGAGGCGAAGAACTTTTCAGGTACTTTATTTTTTGATCGGAGCTTCAACCAACTGATACGTAAAAGTGCAGATAAGGAGGAAGGATTTTTAGATCCCATCACTCAAGTAAAACGGCAAAAACAGCAATTACTAACTTGGTTAAGAAATTTAAAGTACCCTACTATCCCAATTGAGTGTCTAGTAACCATCAGTAATCCATCAACGATCATAAAAGCAGATCCTGAATATCGGAAAGAAGTTAAGCAGATGGTCATTCATGTAGAAGAATTGAATGACCGATACACTTCATTTCAAAAAAGGCATACTACTCAAGTACTTGATCAAAAGAAGATTAAGAAACTAATTAATATGTTTCGTAAGCAACATACCTCCTCTGATCCCGACATTTTATCCTCCTACGCTATTCCTCAGGGTTCGGTCATAACGGGCGTGCAGTGTCCACAATGCTATCACATTCCAATGACAAGAGTATATGCCAAGTGGAGTTGTCCGAAATGCCGATGTACATCAAGAAATGCCCATGAGGAGGCCATACTCGATTACTTCCTTTTATTATCATCATGTATATCGAATAAAGAATGTAGGAGCTTCCTGCATCTCGATTCAGATATGACTGCATATCGCATGCTTTCTAAAATGAATTTATCTCATAATGGGAAAACAAATGGAAGAGTCTATTATAGTCCATTTATTTGA
- a CDS encoding STAS domain-containing protein produces the protein MNNVLITLIRENQEEIVGRWLEEIKTIGQEKGLRIVSDQLFINTSREFIDLIIINIDQKNEVRSKNLNDFSERIIKLGWQLSYITEGLQKFRAVIHNWMIDRGMDPKEQLDIMLEVNAWIDPIVNQMVNDYAGSWEYTVSMQKIALQELSAPLIPIFDNITIMPLIGTIDTDRAKRIMENLLQGVVKHRSEVVLIDITGVPVVDTMVAHHIIQAAEAVRLVGTKCLLVGIRPEIAQTIVNLGIDLSHIITKNSLRNGIEAALSMTNRKLIETVEEGIQL, from the coding sequence ATGAATAACGTATTGATTACACTCATACGAGAAAACCAAGAGGAGATTGTGGGAAGATGGCTAGAGGAAATAAAAACAATCGGCCAAGAAAAAGGTTTGAGAATTGTTTCTGACCAATTATTTATTAATACGAGTAGGGAGTTTATTGACCTTATAATTATAAATATTGACCAAAAGAATGAGGTTCGTTCCAAAAACTTAAATGATTTCTCAGAAAGAATTATTAAACTTGGGTGGCAGCTAAGTTACATAACGGAAGGGTTACAAAAATTTCGCGCTGTTATACATAATTGGATGATTGATAGAGGGATGGATCCAAAAGAGCAGTTGGACATTATGCTTGAAGTTAATGCCTGGATTGATCCTATCGTCAACCAAATGGTTAATGATTACGCAGGCTCATGGGAATATACTGTATCTATGCAAAAAATCGCCTTACAAGAATTATCTGCACCACTCATACCAATTTTCGATAACATTACCATCATGCCGTTAATCGGGACCATTGATACAGACCGAGCAAAACGAATCATGGAAAACTTGCTTCAAGGTGTGGTGAAACACCGATCTGAGGTAGTGTTGATTGATATTACTGGAGTACCAGTGGTGGATACGATGGTTGCGCATCACATTATTCAAGCAGCAGAAGCGGTAAGATTGGTGGGCACGAAATGCCTTCTTGTTGGAATTCGTCCAGAAATTGCCCAGACAATTGTCAACCTTGGAATTGATTTAAGTCATATTATTACAAAGAACTCACTTCGGAACGGGATTGAGGCAGCATTATCTATGACAAATCGCAAGCTAATTGAAACGGTGGAAGAGGGCATACAATTATGA
- a CDS encoding antitoxin endoai has product MSDSSATTTEIIVRLPQQLIVELDGIIKQENGSHSDIIYQATKMYLRERKKRHIRESMRRGYMEMAKINLNIASEAFLAEEEADHTVERLVSGG; this is encoded by the coding sequence GTGTCCGATTCTAGCGCAACAACTACTGAAATTATTGTGCGTTTACCACAACAATTAATAGTAGAATTAGACGGTATTATCAAACAAGAAAATGGCAGTCATAGTGACATCATTTATCAAGCAACGAAAATGTACTTGAGAGAAAGAAAGAAACGTCATATTCGTGAATCCATGAGACGTGGCTACATGGAAATGGCAAAGATCAACCTGAATATCGCATCTGAAGCATTTCTTGCTGAAGAAGAAGCAGATCACACCGTTGAACGACTAGTTAGCGGGGGGTAA
- the ndoA gene encoding type II toxin-antitoxin system endoribonuclease NdoA, translated as MIVKRGDVYFADLSPVVGSEQGGVRPVLVLQNDIGNRFSPTVIVAAITAQIQKAKLPTHVEIDAKRYGFERDSVILLEQIRTIDKQRLTDKITHLDDEMMDKVDEALQISLGLIDF; from the coding sequence TTGATTGTTAAACGTGGTGACGTGTATTTTGCTGACCTTTCCCCAGTTGTTGGATCGGAACAAGGAGGCGTACGTCCTGTCCTTGTCTTACAAAACGATATTGGGAATCGGTTTAGTCCCACAGTTATTGTTGCTGCAATAACTGCCCAAATCCAAAAAGCAAAGCTCCCTACTCATGTAGAAATTGATGCTAAGCGCTATGGATTTGAGCGTGACTCTGTCATTTTACTAGAACAAATCAGAACAATTGATAAGCAACGATTGACAGACAAAATTACGCATTTAGATGACGAAATGATGGATAAAGTAGACGAAGCATTACAGATTAGTCTCGGACTCATCGATTTTTAA
- a CDS encoding outer membrane lipoprotein carrier protein LolA has translation MRKKLGLLIVAMLALFALAACGEKSQEDVVRALDTKMKEMQGYKAEAKMTLQTGSEEQVYEVGIWYKQPHYYRVDLKNTQKEQSQMILRNDEGVFVLTPALNKSFRFQSDWPQNSSQAYLYESLVKDVLTDKDAKFKATEKYYVFETKTNYKNSKSIPVQEITFNKDDLTPVMVKVMDPDRNALLQVDFTKVEMNAKFDDNAFDMEKNMTGAQMGEVPTMAGQDQPFEVLYPFETVGTKKIGEKELTTENGKRIVLTYGGEEKSFTLIQERARVADVATTSMVSGEPVDLGFTVGALAENSLSWSFNGVEYMVASNDLSQDELLEVARSVQGQSIK, from the coding sequence ATGAGGAAGAAATTAGGTTTATTGATTGTAGCAATGCTAGCGCTATTTGCATTAGCAGCTTGTGGGGAAAAGAGTCAAGAAGATGTAGTAAGAGCTCTTGATACAAAAATGAAAGAAATGCAAGGCTATAAAGCAGAAGCAAAAATGACGCTTCAAACAGGTAGTGAAGAGCAAGTGTATGAAGTAGGAATTTGGTATAAGCAGCCACATTATTACCGTGTAGACTTAAAAAATACGCAAAAAGAGCAAAGCCAAATGATTTTACGTAATGATGAGGGTGTATTTGTTTTAACACCTGCTCTGAACAAGAGCTTCCGTTTCCAAAGTGATTGGCCGCAAAATTCTAGCCAAGCTTATCTTTATGAGTCTCTTGTAAAGGATGTTTTAACGGATAAGGATGCAAAATTCAAAGCAACAGAGAAGTATTATGTATTTGAAACAAAAACAAATTACAAAAACAGTAAGTCTATTCCTGTACAAGAGATTACATTTAATAAAGATGACTTAACACCAGTTATGGTGAAAGTGATGGATCCAGATCGCAATGCATTACTACAAGTTGACTTTACGAAAGTAGAAATGAATGCAAAGTTTGATGACAATGCATTTGATATGGAAAAGAACATGACAGGAGCACAAATGGGTGAAGTTCCAACAATGGCTGGTCAAGATCAACCATTTGAAGTATTATATCCATTTGAAACTGTAGGAACAAAGAAAATCGGTGAAAAAGAACTAACAACTGAGAATGGTAAGCGTATTGTTCTAACGTATGGTGGAGAAGAGAAATCGTTTACACTCATCCAAGAACGTGCTCGTGTTGCGGATGTAGCGACAACTTCAATGGTTAGTGGTGAGCCGGTAGACCTTGGTTTCACAGTAGGTGCGTTAGCAGAAAACTCATTATCTTGGTCATTTAATGGAGTAGAATATATGGTAGCTTCAAATGATTTAAGTCAAGATGAATTACTAGAAGTAGCAAGATCTGTTCAGGGACAATCAATTAAATAA
- the uvsE gene encoding UV DNA damage repair endonuclease UvsE, translating into MTIVRLGYVAMSVHLQNCSPSQTMTYAQFQKIADREAAIRKLERIAKSNLDNCLRLLKHNIGNDITFFRFSSKLIPLANHDEVADWKYMRPLKEKLSEIGEWVHKHKMRVGFHPDHFVILNSPEVDLLNASIKTLSMHEALLKGMNIDREHRCVLHVGGGYNDKEKALEQFIHNWSFIPQSIQKMIMLENDDVTFTLHETLYLCEKLGIPLVFDYHHHLAHNSGEGWETEWNRVIDTWHHSKLPVKMHISSPRDEKDFRAHADYIDHQQFLDFLHTVKGSVDQIDCMIEAKKKDDALFRLMEGLASEPGIEKVNDSTFEIR; encoded by the coding sequence GTGACAATCGTTAGACTTGGATATGTTGCGATGAGTGTGCATCTGCAGAACTGCTCTCCTTCTCAAACGATGACGTATGCTCAGTTTCAAAAGATAGCAGACCGAGAAGCTGCAATTCGAAAATTAGAAAGAATTGCAAAATCTAATTTAGACAACTGTTTGCGTTTACTCAAACACAACATTGGCAATGATATAACATTTTTTCGGTTTAGCTCTAAATTGATTCCGTTAGCTAATCACGATGAAGTAGCAGATTGGAAATATATGAGACCGTTAAAAGAGAAGTTATCGGAAATCGGAGAATGGGTACATAAGCATAAGATGCGAGTAGGTTTTCATCCAGATCACTTTGTTATTTTAAATTCACCTGAGGTAGATTTGCTGAATGCCTCGATTAAAACGTTAAGTATGCATGAAGCGCTTTTAAAAGGAATGAATATTGACCGTGAACACAGATGTGTCCTGCACGTTGGCGGAGGGTATAACGACAAAGAAAAGGCTCTTGAGCAATTTATTCATAACTGGTCATTTATCCCGCAAAGTATACAAAAGATGATTATGCTTGAAAACGATGATGTCACCTTTACTTTGCATGAGACCCTTTATTTATGTGAAAAGTTAGGGATTCCTTTAGTTTTTGATTATCATCATCATCTTGCTCATAATTCAGGGGAAGGATGGGAAACGGAATGGAATCGGGTAATTGACACGTGGCATCACTCCAAGCTACCAGTAAAGATGCATATTAGTTCACCGAGAGATGAAAAAGATTTCCGTGCTCATGCTGATTATATTGATCATCAACAATTTCTTGATTTCCTTCATACTGTAAAAGGGTCTGTTGATCAAATTGACTGCATGATAGAAGCGAAGAAAAAAGATGATGCTCTTTTTCGCCTCATGGAAGGTCTTGCAAGTGAACCTGGTATAGAAAAAGTGAATGATTCTACATTTGAAATAAGGTAA
- a CDS encoding rhomboid family intramembrane serine protease, which produces MFLRTESFQQFIRYYPIVTLLVAIHFLLWLWINLSLPGGYDLFEYMVGYNMFVEYGEWWRLFTPIFLHVSFGHALFNSFSLVLFGPALEKLLGKVKFIIAYIGAGFIANVATYYLEPVDFQHLGASGAIYGLFGIYLYMVVFRKELIDAANSQLIVTILVIGIVMTFIGGNINIVGHIFGFIGGVILAPLVLPKRRGNYTYSHSINRPTFNFRTILPRRLDRNSIFWIILIILVIIGIFTR; this is translated from the coding sequence ATGTTTCTACGTACTGAAAGCTTCCAGCAATTTATACGGTATTACCCTATTGTAACATTATTAGTTGCTATTCATTTTCTTCTATGGCTTTGGATTAACCTCTCCTTGCCAGGAGGATATGATTTATTTGAGTATATGGTCGGCTATAACATGTTCGTCGAATATGGAGAATGGTGGAGATTATTTACACCCATATTCCTTCATGTAAGCTTTGGCCATGCGCTGTTCAATTCGTTTTCATTAGTCTTATTTGGCCCAGCACTTGAAAAGTTACTAGGAAAAGTAAAGTTTATCATTGCCTATATCGGAGCCGGTTTTATTGCAAATGTCGCCACCTATTATTTAGAACCAGTTGACTTTCAACACCTTGGTGCTTCTGGTGCTATTTATGGTCTGTTTGGTATTTATCTATACATGGTTGTATTCCGAAAAGAACTGATTGATGCAGCGAATTCTCAGCTTATTGTTACAATTTTAGTAATTGGAATCGTCATGACATTTATAGGCGGAAATATAAATATCGTAGGTCACATATTCGGCTTTATCGGTGGTGTCATTCTTGCTCCACTTGTTCTTCCTAAACGAAGAGGAAACTACACCTATTCACACAGTATAAACCGGCCAACATTTAATTTCCGAACTATACTGCCACGTCGATTAGACCGAAACTCCATTTTTTGGATTATTCTAATCATATTAGTTATCATTGGTATCTTCACAAGATAA
- a CDS encoding PP2C family protein-serine/threonine phosphatase, with amino-acid sequence MYKQQKMLDMYENLLSKYLRDSNEQLLYSGQKLSRQSIENEVTPEEIISIHKSVIQESYPDIPKKVLDSFDLLLEVMIGYGLVYQEHVALKNQQQEIISEIEIAANVQRTLLGTQIPQFSSLDIGAVSVPAKKMNGDYYHFVEDETGSISVAVADVIGKGIPAALCMSMIKYAMDSLPESRNHPSFVLENLNRVVEQNVDITMFITMFYGIYDTNVHEFTYSSAGHEPGFYYSAKEDAFYDINPTGLVLGIDKLIKYREYKQQIDLGDMIILLSDGVTETKTEGRFIERVEITQLIRENMHLSAQDLVDFVYKELEQLQNFELRDDFTLIILKRKGL; translated from the coding sequence TTGTATAAACAACAAAAGATGCTAGATATGTATGAGAATTTACTTTCAAAATATCTTAGAGATTCCAATGAGCAACTTCTATATAGTGGTCAAAAGCTGAGTCGTCAATCAATTGAAAATGAAGTAACACCAGAAGAAATTATCTCCATTCATAAGTCAGTCATCCAAGAATCATATCCGGATATTCCAAAAAAGGTCTTGGATTCTTTTGATTTATTACTTGAAGTAATGATTGGATATGGTCTTGTCTATCAAGAACATGTAGCGTTGAAAAATCAACAGCAGGAGATTATTAGTGAAATTGAAATAGCTGCCAATGTACAAAGGACATTACTCGGTACACAAATCCCGCAATTTTCTAGTCTTGATATTGGAGCGGTAAGCGTACCAGCCAAAAAGATGAATGGTGATTATTATCATTTTGTTGAAGATGAGACAGGAAGTATTAGCGTGGCGGTTGCGGATGTGATCGGAAAAGGGATTCCAGCTGCATTGTGTATGTCAATGATTAAGTATGCGATGGACAGTTTACCTGAGTCACGTAATCATCCCAGTTTTGTACTTGAAAACTTAAACCGTGTTGTTGAACAAAACGTCGACATTACTATGTTTATTACGATGTTCTATGGCATTTATGATACGAATGTACATGAATTTACATATTCTTCGGCTGGTCATGAACCAGGCTTTTATTATTCCGCCAAGGAAGATGCTTTCTATGATATTAATCCAACTGGACTAGTGCTTGGGATTGATAAGTTGATTAAGTATAGAGAATATAAGCAACAAATTGACCTAGGAGACATGATCATATTGTTATCTGATGGTGTGACAGAAACGAAAACAGAGGGACGCTTTATTGAACGCGTAGAAATTACCCAACTTATTCGAGAGAATATGCATTTATCTGCCCAAGATTTAGTGGATTTTGTGTACAAAGAATTAGAGCAGCTGCAGAATTTCGAGCTTCGAGATGACTTCACTTTAATTATTTTAAAGAGAAAAGGTTTATAA
- a CDS encoding STAS domain-containing protein, whose product MRIPILKLKQYLLVTIQWELDDQTAMQFQEDILNKIHETEAKGIVIDLTSVEIIDSYIAKVIGDVVSMSNLMGAKVVLTGIQPAVAITLVDLGIHLDDVATALDLEKGLEKLQQELGE is encoded by the coding sequence ATGAGAATACCGATACTCAAGTTAAAGCAATATTTGCTTGTAACCATTCAATGGGAGCTGGACGATCAAACGGCCATGCAATTCCAAGAGGACATTCTAAATAAAATACATGAGACAGAAGCAAAAGGGATTGTCATTGATTTAACTTCAGTTGAAATCATTGATTCATATATTGCAAAAGTTATTGGCGATGTTGTGAGTATGTCTAACCTAATGGGGGCAAAGGTTGTATTAACAGGTATACAGCCTGCCGTAGCAATCACCCTTGTTGATTTAGGAATTCATCTAGATGATGTCGCAACTGCTCTGGATTTAGAAAAAGGACTTGAGAAGCTTCAGCAAGAATTGGGGGAATGA
- a CDS encoding anti-sigma regulatory factor — protein MEVQSSVKIITEWDIVAARQKGREIAKEIGFGNVDQARIATAISELARNIYLYAVRGSIHIEVVQSGELKGLVVKAVDEGPGITDIRKVMEDGYSSSGGLGAGLPGVKRLMDDFSIDSEVGKGTEIIAVKWLR, from the coding sequence ATGGAAGTCCAATCCAGTGTTAAAATCATAACAGAGTGGGACATTGTTGCAGCACGCCAAAAGGGCAGAGAAATAGCGAAAGAAATTGGTTTCGGAAATGTGGATCAAGCAAGAATTGCGACAGCAATATCTGAATTAGCACGAAATATATATTTATATGCTGTAAGAGGAAGTATTCATATAGAAGTTGTTCAGTCAGGCGAATTAAAAGGTTTAGTTGTTAAAGCAGTTGATGAAGGTCCCGGAATCACGGATATTCGGAAGGTAATGGAGGATGGGTACTCCTCATCAGGAGGGCTTGGAGCTGGTTTACCTGGAGTTAAACGGTTAATGGATGATTTTTCTATTGATTCCGAAGTTGGAAAAGGAACGGAAATTATTGCAGTAAAATGGCTTCGATAA